The DNA region CTCCCTCAGTGGAAACTActataaattcataaatttataaGTGCATCTATCATTGCTGTCGATCAATGACACAAATGTCAGAAAATGctgtatataaattatgaaataaaaattttaaatgcaaatgTTTTGCAGAAATTaaaacattgcaatttttttggaatttacaaaaaaattgtcTCTACCCTATAAAGGGCCACCCACTGTATCATTCACACAACAATAAAACTACATTGAACACCACTTTAATGTCTGCAGTTCCAGTGATTTTCTATGAGTGCCAAATCAAATCATGGTCCAGTTAATTGCATATAATAATATATGCATTTCAAAATAAGCATGTGGTCCCATGATCTCCATTCTTAATGGTAAAAATTCATTAATGACATCAAAATTGCTTTCCCATGATTTTGCTACATTATTGTAAAGTCACAAAAACAGACAATTTCAAATAGAAAAGAACAAAATTTTTTCCCAGGTTATTGGAAAGAAAATGTTCCCTAAAACAAATTTCAGAACAGATCTCCGCTTCATACCTTGAGTGATACAATATTTTTCTAAgtcaaattttaaacatttaaaacccTCTACAGCCAAACATTTCCGATTTAAAAAAACAGTCTTTGGAGATGAATGGTTTCACACTTGATCAGacttgatgcagtggtagaatcagATTTCCACCATTTTTGAATGATGTTAAAAgcatattaatttttaaatattgcaCATGACACACACAATGAAAACGGTATCATTCTTTCTAAAGACTTAACTGCAATTTACCACATTCAATGCTAGATGAAGTAAGCTATCAGATGAAATAATCTGTCATAATCTGTCAGATGAAATAATCTGTCAGATGAAATAAACTGTCAGATGAAATAAGCTGTGAGATGAAAATAAACTGTGAGATGAAATAAGCTGTCAGATGAAATAAGCTGTGAGATGAAATAAGCTGTGAGATGAAATAAACTGTCAGATGAAATAAGCTGTCAGATGAAATAAACTGTCAGATGAAATAAAACTGTCAGATGAAATAATCTGTCAGATGAAATAAACTGTCAGATGAATAAGCTGTGAGATGAAATAAACTGTGAGATGAAATAAACTGTCAGATGAAATAAGCTGTCAGGTGAAATAAGCTGTCAGATGAAATAATCTGTCAGATGAAATAAACTGTCAGATGAAATAAACTGTCAGATGAAATAAGCTGTGAGATGAAATAAACTGTGAGATGAAATAAGCTGTCAGATGAAATAAGCTGTCAGATGAAATAAACTGTCAGATGAAATAAGCTGTCAGATGAAATAAGCTGTCAGATGAAATAAACTGTCAGATGAAATAAAACTGTCAGATGAAATAAGCTGTGAGATGAAATAAACTGTCAGATGAAATAAACTGTCAGATGAAATAAGCTGTCAGATGAAATAAGCTGTCAGATGAAATAAGCTGTGAGATGAAATAAACTGTCAGATGAAATAAACTGTCAGATGAAATAAGCTGTCAGATGAAATAATCTGTCAGATGAATAATCTGTCAGATGAAATAATCTGTCAGATGAAATAAACTGTCAGATGAAATAAGCTGTGAGATGAAATAAACTGTCAGATGAAATAAGCTGTCAGATGAAATACTTTGGTGAAAAAGATGGTAATATACTGTAAAGAATATTTCAATTAGATTGCAGTGTAGCAAATAATACTGAGTAACAGTTTATGGAAATGGAACATGAAAATACGACATATATCTAATAGATAAATGTAGAAATGTATACGAGATCAAATTACAATTGTTTTCCATGCTAATATACAGTACACATTAAAGGTGATTTTAATTCAGTTAAACATTCCATTTGGTGGTACTGATTAAATAGCATGTCACAGAATTATTAGTTCTGATTTTTCTGGGGCCCTTCACCCATTTTATTTTAACACATAATAAAATACTTTATTTGTATTTGAGGGTTTTGttgagttttttttcatttttgtatcatTCTTAAATGTTGTaggtcatttttttcaaattacttctctttttttcattatattttagcaccccattattcttttttccatttttataccactttttttatttcttttatttctagACCCATTATTCTCTTTATTCTTTCTTCCATTTTTATACCactttttctctttcttttatttctagacccattattctctattttgtaaatcccatccagaccctcttaattaaaatatacagatatatatCCTGTTTTCAATGATTCAGTGACAAATCACCATGAAAAATGCCATCAaaagttttgaatgaaaaaatgcatttaactgaTATTAATCTATATAATACacgaaagaaaaaaatactttattcttaatgcaaaagacaaaaagacaaaatatgtcagatttttaaaactaaaatttcCATTAAGGATCACAATGGATTTTGAAAAGCACCCATAAGCCCaagaaattgttaaaatattaatatttgatcATTGAAATTCATGATGATGGCAATTGTCGAATTGATAATCTTTTGTTATAAAGTACTCAAAGCAATGTAAATTAAGCATAGTCAAAACAAATGGACAGTGGTTGTTACACACATTTTAAGAAGATATTTTACTTTAATGTAAGGTTGACCAACTTAAGCTTCAAGCACCTGTTGGAAATCCAACTCATATATTAAGTACAATTCATGTGTATACTAAGCACCCCTTTCACACTGTTTGGACTGGTCCAATAATTGATTGATGATAAAAATAGCATGTATACTGAACATGACAAATTCTACAATGAAAGCATTGAACATAAAATCACAGATCTTCCTATCACAGCTAAGCATTGTTGTTGTCATAGTAACTTCAGACTTCCTGTGACAGAGTCTACTTGGTCAATTTTACCCATAATGCCAAGACAAGTAATGGACCCTGgttcaatctaaaaaaataaaaatgagaacaAATTGGTCATAggagtataaatatatatatatatgtcgtgtacaagttgcgattttgtacaggttataacatgtacaaaaattttgtacatgttataatttgtacaatgcaaaaatacaagttataacatgtacaaaagtacctcatacatgttataacatgtacaaaatattgcttaaaaatggttttaacttgtacaaaatttgaaaataaaaaatatggttCTATTATTACAACACATGCCACTaacctcaataatattttcatcattgttttgttattttccaTTTATGTTAGTGTCCAACCTTTTTGATACAGATAATGGCCAGataaatagtttttataattACTTAATACCTTAAAGACTTTTAAAATACACATGTAGTCAATAAACATTATTTAGTATTCTTACCTGGTATTCAAACAGAAGAAGACTTAGAAGCATTATTTGAAGCAAGTTCTGTATCCAACAATACTGATAGTGAAGACCCTTTTACAGAGACAGAACATTATACCGACACCGAAAttgaaactgacaaaacaatgtcaGAGACGGACGTTATTACTGACACAAACACTTAAACTGATGGTGAATTGAATGGTCATGATTCAGCAAACAACATCCGATTAGAAAAACATAACATGCGTGGTGATGAATGTGAATGAACATAGCGGCTATGAAATTGGAACTAAAGACTAACATTTTGTGTAGTTGAACAAATAAAGGGATATGTCAGTAAAATCTAGGTTCAATGTCTTGCAAATGAAACTTTTAGTGTGTCTGAAGTCCCAACGAGTGATACGAGTATGAGAGATGGTGCCTAAGATATCATTAAGTGGATGGCAAAGTTTTGTGCTTTGTCAGTGTAAGAAAGGCAGTTGTATGTCTGGTAGGTGTAAATGTAGAAGAATGAAAGTTTTGTGCAACTCAAAGGTGTCACATGTCTCTGTCTTGTAGCAACaagtaaaaaaaacttgtttctaaaatatttatatgaaaatgaaGTATTTTATGCATGCTGTAAATAATGCACCTTCTTTTGCATTTGATTATTGTATTAGTTGATAAATTTCAATCGTGAATGTATATtctgctttattattatttttaaattttgtacaggttaaaaccatttttaagcaatattttgtacatgttataacatgtacgaggtacttttgtacatgttataacttgtattttggcattgtacaaattataacatgtacaatatttttgtacatgttataacctgtacaaaattgcaacttgtacacgacatatatattgaaaacaaaattgagggtatcaaattgttttttgtttgattcaaCAAATAATCTTGAAAACAATAAAGACAATTCTTTAACTAAaccatttattcaaaaaccagttgttagcatgacacgggttatgttcttctcatatatgctatgatggtatgatactaaacccctaacgggaagaattgtgcctgatattcatatgatgaaatcataatcttttaatcagtttaattgaagtctggagctggcatgtcagttaactgctagtagtcttttgttatttatgtattattgtcattttgtttattttctttggttacatcttctgacatcagactcggacttctcttgaactgaattttaaatgtatattgttatgcgtttacttttctacattggctagaggtataggcggagggttgagatctcataaaatgtttaaccccgccacatttttgcgcctgtcccaagtcaggagcctctggtctttgttagtcttgtattattttaatttagtttcttgtgtacaatttggaaattagtatggcgttcattatcactatactagtatatatttgtttaggggccagctgaaggacggctccgggtacgggaatttctcgctacattgaagacctgttggtgaccttctgctgttgttttttctatggttgggttgttgtctctttgacacattccccatttccattctcaattttattaattgttaccTAATAGTTTGTGCTGTCTATCAAAATATCATTacaaatgaaacaataaaaagaaaaaaagaaaccatttttCTTCTTCGTAGACATACAAGTGTTCTAACAGCATTTTGAATCAGATAATTAAATTTCTTAGAGCGATCGATAGTATTTGCTTTGGTTACTTTTTCAATCTTTATTTGAGTGATTTATCTCCCTTGTCATACCCGTGTTCTGCCCGCATCTTGTACTAGATAATTAGAGAGATACATACTAATCCTAATTATTGGagtgaattatctcccttgacatACCTGTGTTATGCCAGCATCTGGTACTAGCTAATTAGGGAGATACATACTAATCCTAATTATTGGagtgaattatctcccttgacatACCCTTGTTCTGTCAGCATCTTGTACTAGATAATAAGGTACATGTAGATCCATGGTATTGGCTTTGGCTGCTAATCCTAATTATTTGggtgaattatctcccttgacatACCTGTGTTCTGCCAGCATCTGGTACTAGATAATTAGAGAGATACATACTAATCCTAATTATTGGagtgaattatctcccttgacatACCCCTGTTCTGCCAGCATCTTGTACTAGATAATTAGGTAGATCCATGGTATTGGCTTTGGCTGCTAATCCTAATTATTGGGGAGAATTATCTACCTTGACATACCTGTGTTCTGCCAGCATCTGGTACTAGATAATTAGAGAGATACATACTAATTCTTATTATTGGggtgaattatctcccttgacatACCTGTGTCCTGCCAGCATCTTGTATTAGATAATTAGGGAGATCCATGGTATTGGTTTTGGCTGCAAATCCTAATTATTGGAGAGAAATATCTCCCTTGACATACCTGTGTTCTGCCAGCATCTTGTACTAGATAATTAGGGAGATCCATGGTATTGGTTTTGGCTGCAAATCCTAATTATTGGagtgaattatctcccttgacatACCTGTGTTCTACCAGCATCTTGTACTAGATAATTAGGGAGATCCATGGTATTGGCTTTGGCTGCTAATCCTAATAACTGTgatgtgttatctcccttgactACTATTTTGGTTTCCCTGTTTAAATATTAAATAGATTGACCAATTTAGTTGTTTATTAAATTTCATCACagactttttttcattttctaaaagCTTATTAGTCTTTACAAAATACCTTAAAGTGATGTGACATACTTTACTAAAACTAatttttactacatgtattaaaACACACGAAATGTGCAAAAGGTGTAATGTGGAATGGTGAAAAATTGGTAAACAAATGTTAAAACTGGAAAATGTTGTTACTCTTTGTATTATTAAGGGAACACTATAGATATCTTCTGTGTTCACTACAAATAGTTTGACTAAACCTTTGGCACTCATAGcatatcttcatatatctattgaTTCGATGTGAAATGTTTATTTGCTGAAATTGACACAAAGCCCACATTTCCTGTTTTTCAATTAAAAGCTAAattactatttttttattatttttattctgaagAATTTGTGATGTACTAAAAATACATTATTACTGTAGTAGCACTTTCTATGGCTAATAAAACACAAGCTATAAAATGCAGTCTACCACATAATCATTCATCACAACTGTTTCCTACATAAGCCCAGATTCCCGGTGAAAAAGTACAGTACTTGAAATAATATTTACCCAAACTGTTCCCATGACATTAACATCTGCCCATATTTCTGTGGATTTTCTAATAACACCCGATGTAAACCTAATGCTGAATGAGCTACTTGTGCCGCTACTTTCCCCACTCCCATACTGAACTCACTGTTAACAACAAACACCATTTTATAGAAATCTACACCATCAGGAATATAGTCGTCTTCACTGTCATCTGAATCTTCTGCATCAGCCTGTAaatttatatttaggataaaacagaagaaaagataatttctataaatatattacACATCATACACATTTCTATAATTATACATCataaacatacatgacatacttaaattatatatactgttacaccactgttccatgTTTAAGCTGCCACACTCTACATGTATATGTGTCTATCTTATgtgaggagcctgtaattcatccgtggttcaggttgtctttttttgctgtatatcatattgataactcttcacaagagaccaaatgacacagaaattaacaactataggtcactgtactgccttcatTAATGAGCAAACATaacatatttgattcataattttttttaataaaataggCTACTAGTTTTCAATTGAATTGGTTCATATTTTTCTTGATGGGGACTTTTATAACTGACTTACGGTACAGTTTTCATACCCAAGGTTGATGGTTCTGTCAGAGCAATCCAACCTCCTCCAAAAAAATTTGACTGCCAAGAAAAATCACTAAGGTGTTAAACCCCAATCAATCAAACATTATGACCTGGATGGTATTTCAAGTCAAAGTTTCAAATGTCAGGTCAATGAAGAGCTGAGCAGAGTGATACATAGAAGATTAATTTGTGAACCCTTccaaagcacctgagatcatccacaatattggtggggttcgtgttgctctggctttatctatgttgagttttgtGTACTTGTTTGTCTGTTAatcttttaaattctttttctttactAGCCTTGGTGTTCTCAGGTGTTTATTTttctacttatgagtttgaatgtcaatctagtatctttcgcctctcgtTTAGCAGATATCTACTTCTGCAAATGTACCACGATATATTCTATgtcatttaaaattatattttacaataccTCAAATGGTGCATTAATATCTTTGTCCTCATTTTCAATGATCCAAGCTGCAGCTAAATCAGCATTGTAATTCCCAGTATAATATAATccctacaaacatatatatatacagatctGTTAATAGATTAACATTGTAATTCCCAGTATAATATAATCcctacaaacaaatatatatacagatcTGTTAATAGATTAACATTGTAATTCCCAGTATAATATAATCcctacaaacaaatatatatacagatcTGTTAATAGATTAACATTGTAATTCCCAGTATAATATAATCcctacaaacaaatatatatacagatcTGTTAATACAtggaatactgtggattcatttattttcgtgggtaccaattttcgtggattgaggaaaacttgcctATTCATGGATATTcaaattcaaggttttgaatAAGTTCACATGCCATTTCCCATTTctatccccatttccattctcaattttatttaaataagttcacatgcattcctttagaaaatttgcattTCGTTGTTTCCCTGTACATGTTCccatgaaatccacaaaaattggtatccaacggtTACGAATAtacatgaatccacagtatcctttattaggccaaaataaaatagtatgtgtggttccagttacatctgaaaaaaagttagggtaggtagggccacagttttttaatttgttggttttcggattttccccatgaaaaagtcgggtcggtcggtcgggaaaaaaaaagaaaaaaaatatctttcaagacagaaaaaatatgcaaaataaatatatatttcacctttctgaCAATGTTTGTcatgctattttgtcatcatttcttaaattttagttcgatgaaatattcTTGCTCAGCTGTAATAAATATCtc from Mytilus edulis unplaced genomic scaffold, xbMytEdul2.2 SCAFFOLD_1584, whole genome shotgun sequence includes:
- the LOC139509484 gene encoding probable peptidyl-tRNA hydrolase 2; its protein translation is MIHAPFSYILLSCLISISVHQYCSNFKDMDSASGGDNGNEESATTSEGGFKPRDDHLAVLMSLGFSKNAATRGLYYTGNYNADLAAAWIIENEDKDINAPFEADAEDSDDSEDDYIPDGVDFYKMVFVVNSEFSMGVGKVAAQVAHSALGLHRVLLENPQKYGQMLMSWEQFGETKIVVKGDNTSQLLGLAAKANTMDLPNYLVQDAGRTQIEPGSITCLGIMGKIDQVDSVTGSLKLL